One genomic window of Deltaproteobacteria bacterium includes the following:
- a CDS encoding DUF503 domain-containing protein: protein MIVGAAVVELHVHGSQSLKQKRGVVRSIVQRLRNRFNVSVAEIGGQGTWQVAVLGIVSTGNDRGYVRGQLARALAYVEELHLAEVTGGDVELLELCYEGRTRGPDDELTPADFGAAHADGEDED from the coding sequence ATGATCGTCGGCGCCGCCGTCGTGGAGCTCCACGTCCACGGCTCCCAGTCGCTGAAGCAGAAGCGCGGCGTGGTCCGCTCGATCGTGCAGCGCCTGCGCAACCGCTTCAACGTGTCGGTCGCCGAGATCGGCGGCCAGGGCACCTGGCAGGTCGCCGTGCTCGGCATCGTCAGCACCGGCAACGATCGCGGCTACGTGCGCGGGCAGCTCGCGCGGGCGCTGGCCTACGTCGAGGAGCTGCACCTGGCCGAGGTGACGGGCGGCGACGTGGAGCTGCTCGAGCTGTGCTACGAGGGCCGCACGCGCGGCCCCGACGACGAGCTGACCCCCGCGGACTTCGGCGCCGCGCACGCGGACGGGGAGGACGAGGACTAG